Below is a genomic region from Acidobacteriota bacterium.
CTCCTGTACGCCGCGGCCCTCGCGGCCCTGGTCCTCGTCCTGGTCCTGGGGCGGACGGTGGCCGGGTCGAAATCGTGGCTCTATCTGGGGCCCTTCGGCTTTCAGCCCTCCGAGTTCGCCAAGGTGGCCGTGGCCCTGGCCTGCGCCAACGCCATCAAGGACCTGCCCGACAAGGCCATCGAGGGTCGCCAGGTGGCCTTTCTCTGGGGGATTATCGCCCTCCCCGCGGTCCTGACCTTCCTCCAGCCCGACTTCGGGACGGCCACGACCTTCCTCCCCCTGGCCGGCGCGGCCTTGTACTTCAGCCGCTATCCCCTCGGCCGGATCTTGAAGTGGGCCGGCATGGCGGTCCTCGCCGTCCTCCTCCTCTTCGCCCTGGGCTGGTTCACCTTCCTCAAGCCCTACCAGAAGGACCGCATCCTCACCTTCGTGAACCCCGCCCACGACCCCAAGGGGGCGGGCTACCAGGTGGCCCAGGCCCGCATCGCCGTGGGCTCCGGGGAGTTGACGGGAAAGGGCCTCCACTCGGGCACCCAGAACCGCCTCAATTTCCTTCCGGCCCCGCACACCGACTTCATCTTCGGGGTGGTGGCCGAGGAGACGGGCTTCGTGGGCAGCGTGGGCGTTCTCCTGGCTTTCCTGGCCCTCCTGGCCCGGTTCCTCTCGACGCTCCGCGTGGCCCGCGACGCCGAGGGGCGGTTTCTCGTCCTGTGCGGCTTCGCCGTGATCCTCTACCACCTCCTCGTGAACGTGGGCATGGTCCTCGGGCTCCTGCCCACCACGGGGCTCCCCCTGCCCTTCCTCTCCTACGGCGGGTCCTTCCTGATCAGCATGAGCCTCTTCGCGGGCCTGGCGGCCAACGTGCGGATGCGGAGATTCGTGCCGTGAACGGCCGGTACTCGCGTCAGGCCCTCCTTCCGTGGATCGGCGAGGTCGGGCAGGAACGGATCCAAAAAGCCACCGCCGCTGTGGTGGGCGTGGGCGCCCTCGGCTGCGCCTCCTCCGCCCTCCTGGCCAGGGCGGGCGTGGGCAGGCTGATCCTCGTGGACCGCGACCACGTGGAGGAGAGCAACCTCCAGCGCCAGGCCCTCTTCACCGAGGCCCATTGGCGCGCCCGGCTCCCCAAGGCCGTGGCCGCCGAACAGGCCTTGAGGGAAATCCGGCCCGATCTCGAGGTGGAGGCCCTTGCCGAGGACCTGGGGCCCGAGCGGGCGCGGGATCTCTTTCAGAGGGCGGCGGTGGTCCTCGACGGCACCGACAACTTCGAGACCCGCTACCTCCTCAACGATGCCGCCGTCGAGGCGGGTCGCCCCTGGATTTACGGCGGAGCCGTCTCCACCTTTGGCACCCTGCTGGCCATTCGCCCCGGCCTCACGCCGTGTCTGAGGTGCCTCTTCCCCGCTCCGCCCGCCCCGGGAAGCGCGCCCACCTGCGACACGGCGGGCGTCCTCGGCCCCGCCGCCGCCGCCGTAGGGGCCCTCCAGGCGGGGGAGGCCCTCAAGGTCCTCGCGGGCCGAGAGGACCTGTGCGCGCCAGCCTTGCGGGGCTTCGACCTCCTCGACGGCTCCTTCTCGAGCGTCCGCCCCCCGAGGGAGCCCGCCTGCCCCTGCTGTGGCGCACGCGCCTTCGACTTCCTCGAGGAGCGCGGCACGAGCCGCACCCACCGCCTCTGCGGCCGCGACGGCGTCATGGTCCTCGCCCCCCCGGGCACCCGCCTGGATTTGCCCTCCCTCGAAGCGCGCCTGCGGGCCTTCGGCCCCGTCTTCCGCAACCCCTATCTGATCCAGACGGAGTGGGAGGGCCACCCCGTCACCCTCTACGCCGACGGCCGCGCCCTCGTCCAGAAAACCCCAGACCCCGCCCGCGCCCGCGCCCTCTACGCGAGGTACCTGGGGATGTAGCGTGCAGGAGATCGGCGTCTGGCGACGCCTCCCGCAGGGC
It encodes:
- the rodA gene encoding rod shape-determining protein RodA, producing the protein MRQTLRQSLLFGDQVTLFLYLALLAFGTVMVRSATFATKYGALGDRQVVYALLAAAVFALALLVPYQIWVDYGYLLYAAALAALVLVLVLGRTVAGSKSWLYLGPFGFQPSEFAKVAVALACANAIKDLPDKAIEGRQVAFLWGIIALPAVLTFLQPDFGTATTFLPLAGAALYFSRYPLGRILKWAGMAVLAVLLLFALGWFTFLKPYQKDRILTFVNPAHDPKGAGYQVAQARIAVGSGELTGKGLHSGTQNRLNFLPAPHTDFIFGVVAEETGFVGSVGVLLAFLALLARFLSTLRVARDAEGRFLVLCGFAVILYHLLVNVGMVLGLLPTTGLPLPFLSYGGSFLISMSLFAGLAANVRMRRFVP
- a CDS encoding ThiF family adenylyltransferase, whose translation is MNGRYSRQALLPWIGEVGQERIQKATAAVVGVGALGCASSALLARAGVGRLILVDRDHVEESNLQRQALFTEAHWRARLPKAVAAEQALREIRPDLEVEALAEDLGPERARDLFQRAAVVLDGTDNFETRYLLNDAAVEAGRPWIYGGAVSTFGTLLAIRPGLTPCLRCLFPAPPAPGSAPTCDTAGVLGPAAAAVGALQAGEALKVLAGREDLCAPALRGFDLLDGSFSSVRPPREPACPCCGARAFDFLEERGTSRTHRLCGRDGVMVLAPPGTRLDLPSLEARLRAFGPVFRNPYLIQTEWEGHPVTLYADGRALVQKTPDPARARALYARYLGM